A window from Gemmatimonadaceae bacterium encodes these proteins:
- a CDS encoding amidohydrolase family protein — MIRSLLGLALLLASGLDAQQSSRTEPITGLRDNGSGFHALVGARVVTAPGQVVENATIVIRNGLIVSVGRGQAPAGARVWDLSGQTVYPGFIDAHADLGMDAVPEGGDVGPTHWNPQVRAWYSTTSSFKDDSTRRMSLRSLGFGTALAVPKQGIFRGKASVVNLSDAGVRERVLRPDLVQAIGFNRSFQLGGMYPNSAMGTTALMKQTFMDAEWYIRAWAAYEKSGRSILPPETSEALAALGDAVQGRQAVLFQTSSEEEYLRAYKIAADYKLTPWFRGSGEEYKLIDVLKGRTQPLIIPLTFPDAPEVATPEAAINVTLGQLRHWYLAPTNAAKLAEANVPFAITTDGLSSLNQFLPNLRIAVSRGLAPDKALAALTTVPAGWLGIERTHGTIAAGKVANLVVADGDLFTTEASVRDVWVQGMRYGVTRPPQIDPRGTWTIATDDAAGFPATLRLEGPINRVRGTVEVPNRRPINLASARVISETGRLEATFNGEQLGYQGTILLTGNVRGEEFFGWMSLPNGSDPAYRGTRTEKVDDAARGTVAAKVPNIELPWLRPSMEFGRATPPEQPAVLVVRNATIWTQGPQGKMENADLLVRAGKVVQVGQRLTAPRGAVEIDATGKHVTPGLIDPHTHTGVSSVNESGFAIVPEVQMGDVLTIENIWMYRQLAGGLTSQMVKHGSANPIGGENVFVKNRWGALPDALKFENPPRTVKFALGENPKRSPNRYPNTRMGVQEIIRDHFMAARDYEAEWKRWEADRTKAGIPPRRDLRMEALVDILNQRLLVASHGYRADEFLALVRLAEEFGFRIQTLQHGVEAYKIATELKNSGVAAIVWSDWGAFKLESYDATNYNARLLMEAGVVTALHSDDAEISTRMNWEAGKLLRSGVEEEAAMSTITLQAAKAVAIDNRVGSLEPGKDADFVIWNGHPLSQFTKAEQTWVDGRRYFSLEEDALLRVEVERQRKQLIQAVLAAGGTEGNAPTNRPARGPGQGDH; from the coding sequence GTGATTCGCTCCCTTCTGGGCCTCGCCCTGCTGCTCGCCAGCGGACTCGATGCCCAGCAATCGTCCCGCACTGAACCCATCACGGGGCTTCGCGACAACGGCTCGGGCTTCCACGCCCTCGTCGGTGCGCGCGTGGTCACGGCGCCGGGTCAGGTGGTCGAGAACGCCACCATCGTCATTCGCAACGGCCTGATCGTCTCGGTCGGTCGCGGGCAGGCGCCGGCTGGCGCCCGCGTGTGGGACCTGTCCGGCCAGACGGTCTATCCCGGCTTCATCGATGCGCACGCCGACCTCGGCATGGACGCCGTGCCCGAGGGTGGTGACGTCGGCCCGACGCACTGGAATCCGCAGGTGCGCGCCTGGTACAGCACCACCTCGAGCTTCAAGGACGACAGCACCCGCCGGATGAGCCTGCGCTCGCTGGGCTTCGGCACCGCGCTCGCCGTCCCGAAGCAGGGCATCTTCCGCGGCAAGGCCTCGGTCGTGAACCTCAGCGATGCCGGTGTCCGTGAGCGCGTGCTGCGCCCGGACCTCGTGCAGGCCATCGGGTTCAACCGCTCGTTCCAGCTCGGGGGCATGTACCCGAACTCGGCGATGGGCACGACGGCCCTGATGAAGCAGACCTTTATGGATGCGGAGTGGTACATCCGCGCCTGGGCCGCCTACGAGAAGAGCGGCCGCTCGATCCTGCCGCCCGAGACCAGCGAGGCCTTGGCCGCGCTCGGCGACGCCGTGCAGGGCCGCCAGGCGGTGCTGTTCCAGACGTCGAGCGAGGAGGAGTACCTCCGCGCCTACAAGATCGCGGCGGACTACAAGCTCACGCCCTGGTTCCGCGGCAGCGGCGAGGAATACAAGCTGATCGACGTGCTGAAGGGTCGCACGCAGCCGCTGATCATCCCGCTCACCTTCCCGGACGCACCCGAGGTCGCGACGCCTGAGGCCGCGATCAACGTGACGCTGGGGCAGCTGCGCCACTGGTACCTGGCGCCGACAAACGCCGCCAAGCTGGCCGAGGCCAACGTGCCCTTCGCCATCACGACGGACGGGCTGTCGTCGCTGAACCAGTTCCTGCCGAACCTGCGCATCGCGGTGTCGCGTGGACTCGCGCCGGACAAGGCACTGGCCGCGCTCACCACGGTGCCCGCCGGTTGGCTGGGCATCGAGCGCACGCACGGCACCATCGCCGCCGGCAAGGTGGCAAACCTCGTCGTCGCCGACGGCGACCTCTTCACGACCGAAGCCAGCGTGCGCGATGTGTGGGTGCAGGGCATGCGCTACGGCGTGACCCGTCCGCCGCAGATCGACCCGCGCGGCACCTGGACGATCGCCACCGATGACGCCGCTGGATTCCCGGCGACGCTGCGCCTCGAGGGTCCGATCAACCGCGTGCGCGGCACGGTCGAGGTGCCGAACCGCCGCCCCATCAACCTGGCCTCGGCGCGCGTGATCTCCGAGACGGGTCGCCTCGAGGCCACCTTCAATGGTGAGCAGCTGGGTTATCAGGGCACCATCCTCCTCACGGGCAACGTGCGCGGTGAGGAGTTCTTCGGCTGGATGTCGCTGCCCAACGGCTCGGACCCGGCGTATCGCGGCACGCGCACCGAGAAGGTGGACGATGCCGCGCGCGGTACGGTGGCGGCCAAGGTGCCGAACATCGAGCTGCCGTGGCTCCGTCCGTCGATGGAGTTCGGCCGCGCCACGCCGCCCGAGCAGCCCGCCGTGCTGGTGGTGCGCAACGCCACCATCTGGACGCAGGGCCCGCAGGGCAAGATGGAGAACGCCGACCTGCTGGTACGTGCCGGCAAGGTGGTGCAGGTCGGGCAGCGCCTGACCGCGCCGCGCGGCGCGGTGGAGATCGACGCCACCGGCAAGCACGTCACGCCGGGGTTGATCGATCCGCACACGCACACCGGCGTCAGCTCGGTGAACGAGAGCGGCTTCGCCATCGTCCCCGAAGTGCAGATGGGCGACGTGCTCACGATCGAGAACATCTGGATGTACCGCCAGCTGGCCGGCGGGCTTACGTCGCAGATGGTGAAGCACGGTTCGGCCAACCCCATCGGTGGCGAGAACGTGTTCGTGAAGAACCGCTGGGGCGCACTGCCCGACGCACTCAAGTTCGAGAACCCGCCACGCACCGTGAAGTTCGCGCTGGGCGAGAACCCCAAGCGCAGCCCGAACCGCTATCCCAACACCCGTATGGGTGTGCAGGAAATCATCCGCGACCACTTCATGGCCGCGCGTGACTACGAGGCGGAGTGGAAGCGTTGGGAGGCCGACCGCACGAAGGCTGGCATCCCGCCGCGCCGCGACCTCCGCATGGAGGCGTTGGTCGACATCCTGAACCAGCGCCTGCTGGTCGCCTCGCACGGATACCGCGCGGACGAGTTCCTCGCGCTGGTGCGCCTGGCCGAGGAGTTCGGCTTCCGCATCCAGACGCTGCAGCACGGCGTCGAGGCATACAAGATCGCCACCGAGCTCAAGAACTCCGGCGTCGCCGCCATCGTGTGGTCGGACTGGGGCGCTTTCAAGCTCGAGTCCTACGATGCGACGAATTACAACGCGCGCCTGCTGATGGAAGCCGGCGTCGTGACGGCGCTGCACTCGGACGACGCCGAGATCTCCACGCGCATGAACTGGGAGGCCGGCAAGCTCCTGCGTTCGGGCGTCGAGGAGGAGGCGGCGATGTCCACCATCACGCTGCAGGCCGCGAAGGCGGTGGCCATCGACAACCGCGTGGGCTCGCTCGAGCCCGGCAAGGACGCCGACTTCGTTATTTGGAACGGCCACCCGCTGTCGCAGTTCACCAAGGCCGAGCAGACCTGGGTGGACGGCCGTCGCTACTTCTCGCTCGAGGAGGACGCGCTGCTGCGCGTCGAGGTCGAGCGCCAGCGCAAGCAGTTGATCCAGGCGGTGCTGGCCGCCGGCGGGACCGAGGGCAATGCACCCACCAATCGTCCGGCCCGTGGGCCTGGGCAGGGGGACCACTAA
- a CDS encoding M20/M25/M40 family metallo-hydrolase — MRLETRFRPLALLLALIATPLLAQEHYPSSWDPALLRRPDVRAALGHLETNFPQQVEEWIRIAQMEGASRHEQVRGEYVREQMLRAGLVVSVDSVGNVTGIRRGTGGGPTTVFAAHTDIAHPVGTNTTVRVTGDSLHAPGIFDNSASVANMLAMIRALNAARVVTKGDLIFVATVQEEIGLRGMDYWLQHNPRPDLLIAMDGGLGPINYGALGIYWTRYRYTADGSHTLYSRGRPTPVRALAAAIEGIYALQFPPMPNGAVVNVGQVHGGVIFNGIPQDLYFTVDLRSPDPALLDALDRSITRIAEESARQAGVALAIEREVKNGAGGTEAMLAGARRHPLVQTAVDIQRQLGVRVGMPGAPEAIATGSTDANIGVVMGIPSISIGRAYGGNQHTLTEWADRPSALLGAKLALLLAATFGDGIQPRAAMPTP; from the coding sequence TCGAAACCCGCTTTCGCCCTCTCGCGCTGCTGCTCGCGCTGATTGCCACGCCGCTTCTCGCTCAGGAGCACTATCCGAGTTCGTGGGATCCCGCCCTGTTGCGCCGCCCGGATGTGCGGGCCGCGCTCGGACACCTCGAGACCAACTTCCCGCAGCAGGTCGAGGAGTGGATCCGCATCGCGCAGATGGAAGGTGCGTCGCGGCACGAGCAGGTGCGCGGGGAATATGTGCGCGAGCAGATGCTGCGCGCGGGGCTTGTGGTGTCGGTGGACTCCGTAGGCAACGTGACCGGCATCCGCCGCGGCACGGGCGGTGGGCCGACCACCGTGTTCGCCGCGCACACCGACATCGCGCATCCGGTAGGCACCAACACCACCGTGCGCGTCACGGGTGACTCCCTCCACGCGCCCGGCATCTTCGACAACTCGGCGAGCGTCGCCAACATGCTCGCGATGATCCGCGCGCTGAACGCCGCGCGCGTCGTCACCAAGGGTGATCTCATCTTCGTCGCCACGGTGCAGGAGGAGATCGGCCTGCGTGGGATGGACTACTGGCTCCAGCACAACCCGCGGCCAGACCTGCTCATCGCAATGGACGGTGGGCTCGGGCCCATCAACTACGGCGCGCTCGGCATCTACTGGACGCGCTATCGCTATACCGCGGACGGCTCGCACACGCTCTATTCGCGTGGGCGGCCGACTCCCGTGCGAGCGCTCGCCGCGGCGATCGAAGGCATCTATGCGCTGCAGTTCCCGCCAATGCCGAACGGCGCGGTGGTCAACGTCGGTCAGGTGCACGGCGGCGTGATCTTCAACGGGATTCCACAGGATCTCTACTTCACGGTGGACCTACGCTCGCCGGACCCGGCGCTGCTCGACGCGCTGGACCGCAGCATCACGCGGATCGCCGAGGAGTCCGCGCGGCAGGCAGGCGTGGCCTTGGCGATTGAACGCGAGGTGAAGAACGGCGCCGGCGGCACCGAGGCGATGCTCGCCGGTGCGCGACGGCATCCGTTGGTGCAGACGGCGGTGGACATCCAGCGGCAGTTGGGCGTTCGCGTTGGGATGCCGGGCGCGCCCGAGGCAATCGCCACGGGCAGCACGGACGCGAACATCGGCGTGGTGATGGGGATCCCCAGCATCTCGATCGGGCGCGCGTACGGTGGGAACCAACACACGCTCACAGAGTGGGCGGACCGGCCGAGTGCGCTGCTCGGCGCCAAGCTTGCGCTCTTGTTGGCCGCGACCTTCGGCGACGGGATCCAGCCGCGCGCGGCGATGCCGACGCCTTAG
- the sdaAB gene encoding L-serine ammonia-lyase, iron-sulfur-dependent subunit beta, whose amino-acid sequence MVSILDIIGPVMVGPSSSHTAGACRLGLVARDLVAGTPDKALIELHGSFARTGEGHGTDKAIVGGLLGFRPDDERLRDALNILEREGLDWRFEKTSLGDEPEVHPNSVRITVTREHRHHVMLGASLGAGRIKVSQIDGYPVEVDGSHHTIVMVAEDVKGSIARIATLLSDGGVNIATLRLSRKHRGGDAFMVIEVDERPPDEVGAALKALPWVRWTHRIDKVGG is encoded by the coding sequence ATGGTCTCCATCCTCGACATCATCGGCCCCGTGATGGTGGGCCCCAGCTCCAGCCATACGGCGGGGGCCTGCCGGCTCGGACTCGTGGCCCGCGACTTGGTGGCCGGCACCCCCGACAAGGCGCTGATCGAACTGCACGGCAGCTTTGCCCGCACCGGTGAGGGCCACGGCACGGACAAGGCCATCGTCGGCGGCCTGCTCGGCTTCCGTCCCGACGACGAGCGACTGCGCGACGCGCTGAACATCCTGGAGCGCGAAGGCCTCGATTGGCGTTTCGAGAAGACCAGCCTCGGCGACGAGCCCGAGGTGCATCCCAACTCCGTGCGTATCACCGTCACGCGCGAGCACCGGCACCACGTGATGCTCGGTGCCTCACTCGGCGCCGGTCGCATCAAGGTCTCGCAGATCGACGGCTATCCCGTCGAGGTCGATGGCTCGCACCACACCATCGTGATGGTGGCCGAGGACGTGAAGGGCAGCATCGCACGCATCGCGACGTTGCTCAGTGATGGCGGCGTGAACATCGCGACGCTGCGGCTCTCGCGGAAACACCGCGGTGGCGATGCGTTCATGGTGATCGAGGTGGACGAGCGGCCACCTGATGAGGTCGGTGCCGCGCTCAAGGCGCTGCCCTGGGTGCGCTGGACGCATCGCATCGACAAGGTGGGCGGCTGA
- the sdaAA gene encoding L-serine ammonia-lyase, iron-sulfur-dependent, subunit alpha: protein MYHSLAEAIADAERQGKTLAVCALEMEARDQGRTVEDIREALGRALAVMRHAVEQGLTGDLRSTSGLVGGDAAKLRSGPAGPLHGTVFRDVLMRALAVQEVNAAMGVIVAAPTAGGAGVLPGVLLGLAAKHDLADAQLVDALATAGLIGAVVAQRASLSGAEGGCQAETGAAAGMAAGAATEMLGGTPAQVGTAVALAQQGTLGLVCDPLGGLVELPCVFRNATGAAIALAGIEMALAGITFAIPADEVIDTMGEIGREMDVRYRETAGGGLAATPTGRRLAKERLVELKKR, encoded by the coding sequence ATGTACCACTCACTCGCCGAGGCGATTGCCGACGCGGAACGCCAGGGCAAGACGCTGGCCGTCTGCGCGCTCGAGATGGAAGCGCGCGACCAGGGGCGCACGGTCGAGGACATCCGCGAGGCGCTGGGTCGCGCGCTGGCGGTCATGCGGCACGCCGTGGAGCAGGGGCTCACTGGTGATCTGCGGTCCACGTCGGGGCTCGTCGGCGGCGATGCGGCCAAGCTGCGCAGTGGACCGGCGGGTCCGTTGCACGGCACCGTGTTCCGCGACGTGCTGATGCGCGCACTGGCCGTGCAGGAGGTGAATGCGGCGATGGGCGTGATCGTCGCGGCGCCGACGGCAGGTGGCGCGGGGGTGTTGCCCGGTGTGCTGCTCGGGCTCGCGGCGAAGCACGACCTGGCCGATGCGCAGTTGGTGGATGCGTTGGCGACAGCAGGACTGATTGGCGCGGTCGTCGCGCAGCGCGCGTCGCTTTCGGGTGCGGAAGGCGGCTGTCAGGCCGAGACCGGTGCCGCGGCGGGCATGGCGGCCGGCGCCGCCACCGAGATGCTCGGCGGGACGCCCGCGCAGGTAGGCACGGCGGTCGCGCTCGCGCAGCAGGGTACGCTCGGGCTCGTGTGCGATCCGCTCGGTGGCTTGGTCGAGTTGCCCTGCGTCTTCCGCAATGCCACCGGCGCAGCGATCGCGCTGGCCGGCATCGAGATGGCGCTGGCGGGCATCACCTTCGCGATTCCAGCCGACGAAGTGATCGACACCATGGGCGAGATCGGCCGTGAGATGGACGTGCGCTACCGGGAGACGGCGGGCGGCGGGTTGGCGGCGACGCCGACCGGGCGCAGGCTCGCCAAGGAACGGTTGGTGGAACTGAAGAAACGGTGA
- a CDS encoding amidohydrolase family protein: MQRSFLGAAALLFAGAAGAGAQVRMTVPPQSEPVVLRGATIHTVTNGTIENGTIVLDGGKIVAVGRNVEIPRGAKVVDVTGKHIYPGLIDAYSTVGITEIGAVDVSNDINEIGDFNPNVRAEIAVNAESRHIGTTRSAGVLVAFTTPGGGVISGLSSAMSLEGWTWEEMSMKGAAALNVNWPDPIARPRRFFGGPGGRGGPQQAPKTYAEQVQELKDYFAEARAYRDAVKAGQQVRSDVRLAAMIPALNGDIPVIVAAEGVAQINDALTWGKEEGLRIVIRGGRDAIYVADRLKAENVPVILTSTMAAPDRQHEAYDGAYHMPARLHEAGVRFAISGGAGGLYSNRLPWEAGVAVAFGLPEEEALKAVTINAAELMGIADKVGSLEVGKQATLLITTGTPLDMMSNIDQAYIQGREINMNDIQKHFFQKYLEKIRQQQGKIAM, from the coding sequence ATGCAGCGAAGCTTCCTCGGCGCCGCCGCCCTGCTGTTTGCAGGTGCGGCCGGCGCCGGCGCGCAGGTACGCATGACCGTGCCGCCGCAGTCGGAGCCGGTGGTGTTGCGTGGCGCGACGATCCACACCGTCACCAACGGCACCATCGAGAACGGCACCATCGTGCTCGATGGCGGCAAGATCGTGGCCGTCGGCCGCAACGTGGAGATCCCGCGCGGCGCCAAGGTCGTCGACGTGACGGGCAAGCACATCTATCCGGGCCTCATCGATGCCTACAGCACCGTGGGCATTACCGAGATCGGCGCGGTGGATGTGTCGAACGACATCAACGAGATCGGCGACTTCAACCCGAACGTGCGCGCCGAGATTGCGGTGAACGCGGAGAGCCGGCACATCGGCACGACGCGTTCGGCCGGTGTGCTCGTGGCGTTCACCACGCCGGGTGGCGGTGTCATCTCGGGCCTCTCCTCGGCGATGTCGCTCGAGGGCTGGACCTGGGAGGAGATGTCGATGAAGGGCGCCGCGGCGCTGAACGTGAACTGGCCGGATCCGATCGCCCGGCCGCGCCGCTTCTTCGGTGGCCCCGGAGGTCGCGGCGGCCCGCAGCAGGCGCCGAAGACCTACGCCGAGCAGGTGCAGGAGCTGAAGGACTACTTCGCCGAGGCGCGGGCCTACCGTGACGCGGTGAAGGCAGGCCAGCAGGTGCGCAGCGACGTGCGCCTGGCGGCGATGATTCCCGCGCTCAACGGCGACATCCCGGTGATCGTGGCGGCCGAGGGCGTGGCGCAGATCAACGACGCCCTGACTTGGGGCAAGGAAGAGGGACTGCGCATCGTCATCCGCGGTGGTCGCGACGCGATCTACGTGGCCGACCGCCTGAAGGCGGAGAACGTGCCGGTGATCCTCACGAGCACGATGGCCGCGCCGGACCGTCAGCACGAGGCCTATGATGGCGCGTACCACATGCCGGCCCGCCTGCACGAGGCAGGCGTGCGCTTCGCCATCTCGGGCGGCGCGGGTGGCCTCTACAGCAACCGTCTCCCCTGGGAGGCCGGTGTTGCGGTGGCCTTTGGCCTGCCGGAAGAGGAGGCGCTGAAGGCGGTGACGATCAACGCGGCCGAGTTGATGGGCATCGCGGACAAGGTCGGCTCGCTGGAGGTGGGCAAGCAGGCGACGCTGCTCATCACGACGGGGACGCCGCTGGACATGATGTCGAACATCGACCAGGCGTACATCCAGGGTCGTGAGATCAACATGAACGACATCCAGAAGCACTTCTTCCAGAAGTACCTGGAGAAGATCCGGCAGCAGCAAGGGAAGATTGCGATGTAA